A single window of Terriglobales bacterium DNA harbors:
- a CDS encoding energy transducer TonB, whose product MQDLVRAEVPKATVPQGTQPKLLVQWSSGRRDFFENLRDLLHFREARQPRLTAQRAEFWPDVFVHRPVAWRSMASSALYHIFGIVVIYGMSVTWLQPAPVSTRSPFDKSQITYYKVSEYLPEINTGEDPAPSKREQKGEPKFATQRIISIPRAPDNFRQTIVTPSQIKLPRDVAMPNLVAWTPIPSAVPEAALAQTPSQLKLPAMMPEVISPSPSTEALRAKSAAPIPAEAVAPPPAIDLVKSKLPNLPEPSVIEPAPSTTGQQLGTMNVARLETTVAAPKMPVQEQRVATAGSAWSGAGGGGAQNATPPAPPNVTGIGNGKQAAGRVIALGLDPAAVNGPIKIPNGSRSGQFAATPEGSPNAAGTPDIKGGNINGAGGSGRVANGGGSGAGSGPTGISVGPAPSRATAGIAGTPADAGKIVPKQTTIASLERSREAELSRRLSRANLDAPGKIEDKVFGARRYYSMALNMPNLTSAGGSWIIRFAELQETVAQGDIVAPQVVLKVDPSYPGELMRDRVEGTVTLYAVIRKDGTVSEVRVLRGLEERLDENAKTALSKWKFRPATKNGSAVDLEAVVQIPFAVKKMPF is encoded by the coding sequence ATGCAGGATCTAGTTCGTGCCGAAGTCCCCAAAGCTACCGTGCCGCAGGGGACGCAACCGAAACTGCTGGTCCAATGGTCCTCGGGACGGCGCGACTTCTTCGAGAACCTGCGGGATTTGCTGCACTTCCGGGAAGCGCGGCAGCCGCGGTTGACCGCGCAGCGCGCCGAGTTCTGGCCCGACGTTTTCGTCCATCGTCCGGTGGCGTGGCGGAGCATGGCAAGCTCGGCGCTATACCACATCTTCGGCATCGTTGTGATCTACGGCATGTCGGTGACGTGGCTGCAGCCTGCGCCAGTGAGTACGCGCAGCCCGTTCGACAAAAGCCAGATCACCTACTACAAAGTCTCCGAGTACCTGCCGGAAATCAATACCGGCGAGGATCCCGCGCCCTCGAAGCGGGAGCAGAAGGGCGAACCGAAGTTCGCCACGCAGCGCATCATTTCCATACCGCGCGCACCCGACAATTTCCGCCAGACCATCGTGACGCCCAGCCAGATCAAGTTGCCGCGCGACGTTGCGATGCCGAACCTGGTGGCATGGACGCCGATTCCATCGGCAGTTCCGGAAGCGGCTCTTGCGCAGACGCCGTCGCAACTGAAGTTGCCGGCGATGATGCCGGAAGTGATTTCGCCGTCGCCATCGACGGAAGCGCTGCGAGCGAAGTCCGCGGCGCCGATTCCGGCGGAAGCGGTTGCTCCTCCACCGGCGATCGACCTCGTAAAGTCGAAGCTACCGAACCTGCCGGAACCGTCCGTGATTGAACCTGCGCCTTCGACCACAGGACAGCAGCTTGGGACGATGAACGTAGCGCGACTGGAGACCACGGTGGCAGCGCCGAAGATGCCGGTTCAGGAACAGCGTGTTGCAACGGCGGGCTCAGCTTGGAGCGGCGCCGGCGGCGGAGGCGCACAGAATGCAACCCCTCCGGCTCCGCCCAACGTCACCGGAATCGGGAATGGAAAGCAAGCCGCAGGAAGAGTGATCGCGCTGGGCCTGGATCCAGCGGCGGTGAATGGTCCGATCAAGATTCCGAACGGAAGCAGATCCGGACAATTCGCAGCGACTCCGGAGGGAAGCCCCAATGCCGCGGGCACGCCAGACATCAAGGGCGGAAACATCAACGGCGCAGGCGGAAGCGGACGCGTAGCCAACGGAGGAGGCAGCGGAGCGGGCTCCGGTCCAACAGGAATCTCAGTGGGACCAGCGCCGTCGCGAGCGACCGCGGGAATTGCCGGAACTCCGGCGGATGCGGGAAAGATCGTTCCGAAGCAGACCACGATTGCATCGCTGGAACGTTCGCGAGAGGCCGAGCTGTCGCGGCGATTGTCGCGCGCGAACCTGGACGCTCCGGGAAAGATCGAAGACAAGGTATTCGGAGCGAGGCGCTATTACTCCATGGCGCTGAACATGCCGAACCTGACGAGCGCGGGTGGAAGCTGGATCATCCGCTTCGCAGAACTGCAAGAAACCGTGGCGCAAGGCGATATCGTCGCTCCGCAAGTGGTGTTAAAGGTGGATCCCTCGTATCCAGGGGAACTGATGCGCGATCGCGTGGAAGGGACGGTGACCCTTTACGCGGTGATCCGTAAAGATGGAACGGTGAGCGAAGTCCGAGTTCTGCGTGGATTGGAAGAGCGCCTGGACGAGAACGCAAAGACCGCGCTGTCGAAGTGGAAGTTCCGTCCGGCAACGAAGAACGGATCAGCAGTTGACCTGGAAGCAGTGGTGCAGATTCCGTTCGCGGTGAAGAAAATGCCGTTTTAG
- a CDS encoding M28 family peptidase: protein MKSIDPQRIRAHVKFLASDLLEGRGTGQRGGDIAAQYIASQMESYGLKPAGDHGTYMQKVPMVGITTEPSTNVYLLQPGKATQKLKLGDDIVAMDETQNAADDIDADIVFVGYGIDAPEYQWNDFKDVDVRGKVLLMFINEPVSNDPKFFKGEALTYYGRWTYKYEEAVRKGAVGAILIHKTDLASYGWDVVRNSWGGERSYLRDEGQRKLKLASWIQLEVARKLLADSGLDFDNLMQQAQSRDFKPISLPVRVQAHLVSKIRPFDSQNVLAVLPGSDPRVKDQAVFYSAHYDHLGIHPEQPGDNIYNGAVDNATGCGILLELARAYASSPQHPRRSIYFAAVTAEEQGLRGSEFLGKHPPVPAGNVSLGLNFDGLAPNGIPEEIEVSGAERTTFNPAVLAAAKDFNLVIKPDSNPSAGYYYRSDHFSFARVGIPAFSINEGMKFKGHDVEWGIQNEREYNTRHYHQPSDEFNPDWDFSGLAEIARFGLDLGWMAATQTQGIGWQPGDEFEAVRKASLQSNSRVGSQ from the coding sequence ATGAAATCCATTGATCCGCAGCGCATCCGTGCCCACGTCAAGTTCCTCGCCAGCGACTTGTTGGAGGGACGCGGCACCGGCCAGCGTGGCGGCGACATTGCCGCCCAATACATCGCGTCACAAATGGAATCCTACGGTCTCAAGCCCGCCGGGGATCATGGCACCTACATGCAGAAAGTCCCGATGGTTGGCATCACCACCGAGCCTTCCACCAACGTCTACCTTCTGCAGCCCGGCAAGGCCACGCAAAAGCTGAAGCTCGGCGACGACATCGTCGCCATGGATGAAACCCAGAACGCCGCCGACGATATCGACGCCGACATCGTCTTCGTCGGCTATGGCATTGACGCGCCCGAATACCAATGGAACGATTTCAAGGACGTCGACGTCCGCGGCAAAGTCCTGCTGATGTTCATCAACGAACCGGTTTCCAACGACCCCAAATTTTTCAAAGGCGAAGCGCTCACTTATTACGGACGCTGGACCTACAAGTACGAAGAAGCGGTGCGAAAAGGCGCGGTCGGCGCTATTCTCATTCACAAGACCGACCTGGCCAGCTATGGCTGGGACGTCGTTCGCAACTCCTGGGGCGGCGAGCGCTCCTACCTTCGCGATGAAGGCCAGCGCAAGCTCAAACTCGCCTCCTGGATCCAACTGGAAGTCGCGCGCAAACTCCTCGCCGACTCTGGCCTCGACTTCGACAACCTGATGCAGCAGGCCCAATCGCGTGACTTTAAGCCCATTTCGCTGCCCGTGCGCGTGCAGGCGCACCTGGTCAGCAAGATTCGCCCCTTTGATTCTCAAAACGTGCTCGCTGTGCTGCCCGGCTCTGACCCTCGCGTCAAAGACCAGGCTGTCTTCTACAGCGCCCATTACGACCACCTGGGCATCCACCCCGAACAGCCGGGCGACAACATCTACAACGGCGCGGTGGACAATGCCACTGGCTGCGGCATCCTGCTCGAACTCGCCCGCGCTTATGCATCGTCTCCACAGCATCCCAGGCGCTCCATCTACTTCGCCGCTGTCACCGCCGAAGAGCAGGGCCTCCGCGGTTCGGAATTTCTCGGCAAGCACCCGCCCGTTCCGGCAGGAAATGTGTCCCTCGGCTTGAATTTCGACGGCCTCGCTCCCAACGGCATTCCCGAAGAAATCGAAGTTTCCGGCGCTGAGCGCACCACGTTCAATCCCGCCGTCCTGGCCGCAGCCAAGGATTTCAACCTTGTCATCAAGCCTGACTCCAACCCTTCCGCCGGTTACTACTACCGCTCTGACCATTTCAGCTTCGCGCGCGTCGGCATCCCTGCCTTTTCCATCAATGAAGGCATGAAGTTCAAAGGCCACGATGTTGAGTGGGGAATCCAGAACGAGCGCGAATACAACACCAGGCACTACCACCAGCCCAGCGACGAATTCAATCCCGATTGGGACTTCTCGGGCTTGGCCGAAATTGCCCGCTTCGGCCTCGACCTCGGCTGGATGGCTGCTACCCAGACTCAGGGGATCGGATGGCAGCCCGGTGATGAATTTGAAGCCGTACGCAAAGCCAGCCTGCAGTCAAATTCGCGCGTCGGCTCGCAATAA
- a CDS encoding TlpA disulfide reductase family protein: MPALAAGKVAPDVSLPDLHGARFSLRKALQAGPVVLAFFKVTCPVCQYAMPFVERIHRGHHGRAQVVAISQHPLKETQMFVREYGITMPVLLDDPDTYPASNAYGLTNVPTIFFIAPDGKIKISSVGWDKKDLQEINRLVALALATPAAALFHTGEDVIDSKAG; encoded by the coding sequence ATGCCTGCGCTTGCGGCCGGAAAAGTCGCGCCTGACGTATCGCTCCCCGACTTGCATGGCGCGCGCTTTTCTTTGCGCAAGGCGCTCCAGGCGGGTCCTGTCGTGCTCGCCTTCTTCAAGGTCACCTGCCCGGTCTGTCAATACGCCATGCCGTTCGTCGAGCGCATCCATCGTGGGCATCACGGTCGCGCGCAGGTTGTCGCCATCTCCCAGCATCCGCTGAAAGAGACGCAGATGTTCGTGCGTGAGTACGGCATCACCATGCCGGTTCTGCTGGATGACCCAGACACTTACCCCGCTTCAAATGCCTACGGCCTGACGAATGTGCCCACTATCTTTTTCATCGCCCCGGACGGCAAAATCAAAATTTCCAGCGTAGGTTGGGACAAGAAGGACTTGCAGGAAATCAACCGGCTCGTGGCCTTGGCTCTGGCCACTCCCGCTGCGGCCCTTTTTCACACCGGGGAAGACGTCATCGACTCCAAGGCCGGTTGA
- a CDS encoding A/G-specific adenine glycosylase, whose amino-acid sequence MLQQTRVAAVLERYAEFLRRFPDVSSLAAASLQDVLAVWSGLGYYRRARALHRAARIVVRDHAGQVPSDSAALLSLPGVGRYTAAAIASIAFRRPSAVVDGNVERVLRRLFGWRTAPISKIWKAAAQLLSPRSPGNFNQAMMELGALVCLPLLPRCDACPIRKFCVTRGPLERPVASPRKSAETTYGLLVRDHRVYLVRRRRGESLMPGMWELPQLPANGVPPDFTLRHSITVTDHTAHICLISSPPVPRGRWFPLPDAAALPLTGLARRVLRRAALI is encoded by the coding sequence ATGCTGCAGCAGACCCGGGTGGCGGCCGTGCTGGAGCGGTATGCCGAGTTCCTCCGCCGCTTTCCCGACGTCAGTTCGCTGGCCGCGGCCAGCCTGCAAGACGTTCTCGCCGTCTGGAGTGGCCTCGGCTATTACCGTCGCGCTCGGGCTCTGCATCGCGCCGCCCGCATCGTTGTGCGCGATCACGCCGGGCAAGTTCCTTCCGATTCTGCCGCCTTGCTTTCTCTACCCGGCGTCGGTCGCTACACCGCCGCGGCCATCGCCAGCATCGCTTTCCGGCGGCCGTCGGCGGTCGTGGACGGCAACGTCGAGCGCGTTCTCCGCCGTCTTTTCGGCTGGCGCACCGCCCCCATATCGAAGATTTGGAAAGCAGCGGCTCAATTGCTCAGCCCGCGCTCTCCCGGCAATTTCAACCAGGCGATGATGGAACTCGGCGCACTCGTCTGTCTTCCTCTCCTGCCTCGCTGTGACGCGTGCCCGATTCGCAAATTCTGCGTCACTCGCGGCCCGCTGGAACGACCCGTTGCATCCCCCCGCAAGTCCGCCGAAACCACCTACGGACTGCTCGTTCGCGACCATCGTGTGTACCTGGTGCGCCGCCGCCGCGGCGAATCGCTCATGCCCGGCATGTGGGAATTGCCGCAACTGCCCGCCAATGGCGTGCCGCCCGACTTTACTCTTCGCCATTCCATCACTGTCACCGACCACACCGCGCACATCTGCCTCATTTCCTCTCCGCCCGTGCCGCGCGGACGCTGGTTCCCGCTTCCGGACGCCGCGGCCCTCCCGCTCACCGGCCTGGCGCGCCGGGTTCTCCGCCGCGCCGCCCTGATTTAA
- a CDS encoding matrixin family metalloprotease, whose protein sequence is MKTHAPCTLVILAAMGGILLAGTPGYSYLPDFTAPGPQMDRWDFTAFPVTWNLDPAEGGNVTGSNSVASVMQTAFDTWTSAPNATLPVARGPDSSVTSESMSPPDINLICFVCMDGDFSKDSNTLAVTTTTTANAVGEADGHGGMTRFVGQLIKADIVFNPSVSFTTGGTKGQDLLTVATHEAGHFFGMDHSAVVRAVMFPAASSLTTLSYDDVAGISQLYPKSTPDVATGSISGQVTLNGAGVFGANVFAESVTGNIGYPGNIRNTPIGGLTRPDGTYNIQGVPADAYVVAAEPLLGAVSNSDVSGYSKAFGQPSVQTNFTARWH, encoded by the coding sequence ATGAAGACGCACGCGCCGTGCACGCTGGTCATCCTGGCAGCGATGGGAGGAATACTGCTGGCCGGGACGCCTGGATATTCCTACCTGCCGGATTTCACAGCGCCGGGGCCGCAGATGGACCGCTGGGACTTTACCGCGTTTCCGGTGACGTGGAACCTGGACCCGGCGGAGGGGGGCAACGTCACGGGCAGCAACTCAGTGGCGAGCGTGATGCAGACGGCCTTTGACACCTGGACGAGCGCGCCGAATGCAACCCTGCCGGTTGCACGCGGGCCGGATTCGTCCGTCACTTCGGAGTCCATGTCGCCTCCCGATATCAACCTGATCTGTTTCGTGTGCATGGATGGAGATTTTTCGAAAGATTCCAATACGCTGGCGGTCACGACCACGACAACAGCCAACGCGGTTGGCGAAGCGGACGGGCATGGCGGCATGACCCGGTTTGTGGGTCAACTGATCAAGGCCGACATCGTTTTTAATCCCTCGGTCAGCTTCACGACGGGAGGCACAAAAGGCCAGGATTTACTGACGGTAGCAACGCACGAGGCAGGACACTTTTTCGGGATGGACCATTCGGCGGTCGTCCGGGCCGTCATGTTCCCGGCGGCGAGCTCGTTGACCACTCTCAGTTATGACGATGTGGCGGGAATTTCGCAGCTCTATCCAAAGAGCACGCCGGACGTGGCGACCGGAAGCATCAGCGGACAAGTGACGCTGAATGGCGCGGGAGTGTTCGGAGCGAACGTATTTGCCGAGTCTGTGACCGGCAACATCGGCTACCCGGGAAACATTCGCAATACGCCGATCGGAGGACTGACGCGCCCGGACGGGACGTACAACATCCAGGGTGTTCCGGCGGACGCTTACGTGGTGGCGGCTGAGCCGCTGCTTGGCGCGGTCAGCAACAGCGACGTGTCGGGATATTCAAAGGCATTCGGTCAACCGTCGGTGCAAACGAACTTCACCGCCCGGTGGCACTGA